From one bacterium genomic stretch:
- a CDS encoding cyclodeaminase/cyclohydrolase family protein produces MLVDHDINCFLDELASQSPAPGGGSVAAMSGALGTALISMVCRLTIGKKGYENVEENIADILSEAEQVREEFIKLIDLDAEAFSGIMKAYKFPKETDEEKKIRTEAIQAATLKATQIPMRIIELSVKMLSLAHEAGESGNKNVVSDIGVAGAMLNAAVDAAWYNVEINLSSIKDKQFFEEISERGEILLDEAEELYESVMEIADLRIG; encoded by the coding sequence ATGCTTGTCGATCATGATATTAATTGTTTTCTTGATGAACTCGCTAGCCAATCGCCGGCTCCGGGTGGCGGGAGTGTTGCAGCGATGTCTGGTGCACTTGGAACAGCCCTAATTTCGATGGTTTGTAGATTAACCATTGGTAAAAAAGGTTATGAAAATGTCGAGGAAAACATAGCGGATATTCTTAGCGAGGCAGAACAGGTTCGCGAGGAGTTTATCAAACTCATCGATCTCGATGCCGAGGCTTTCTCGGGCATAATGAAGGCATATAAATTCCCAAAAGAAACAGACGAGGAAAAAAAGATAAGAACCGAGGCCATTCAAGCCGCCACACTAAAAGCAACTCAGATTCCCATGCGTATAATCGAGCTTTCAGTGAAGATGCTATCACTTGCTCATGAAGCAGGCGAAAGCGGAAATAAAAATGTAGTTTCTGATATTGGTGTTGCGGGCGCAATGCTTAACGCTGCTGTCGATGCTGCATGGTATAATGTAGAAATTAACCTATCTAGCATTAAAGATAAGCAATTTTTCGAGGAGATAAGCGAACGAGGCGAAATCCTTTTAGATGAAGCTGAAGAACTCTATGAAAGCGTCATGGAGATTGCTGATTTAAGGATAGGATAA
- a CDS encoding type II toxin-antitoxin system HicB family antitoxin, with product MSKMITQEDLDRTERMHREEVEEYMGYDYPITIMQYEDYWMATIEELPGCDGYGDSPDEAVADLNADKKDWFLMSFMKGHKPPKPKKQQEIVRLLVRMDVSLHLKLSEKAVQQNRSLNSFINNSLWNCINNTNREYKLRMEEPTIQTVIGKKYTGRNIFTLPECHENKGLEEYGQKIAAAGGY from the coding sequence GTGTCGAAAATGATAACTCAGGAAGATCTGGATAGAACTGAGCGTATGCATAGGGAAGAGGTTGAAGAATACATGGGCTATGACTATCCGATAACGATTATGCAATACGAGGATTATTGGATGGCTACGATAGAAGAACTCCCCGGTTGCGACGGTTACGGCGATTCCCCGGATGAAGCGGTCGCGGATCTGAATGCCGACAAAAAGGACTGGTTCTTGATGTCCTTTATGAAAGGGCACAAACCTCCTAAACCCAAAAAGCAACAGGAAATAGTCAGACTCTTAGTCCGTATGGACGTAAGTTTGCATCTCAAATTGTCTGAGAAAGCCGTTCAACAGAACAGAAGCCTGAACTCGTTTATCAACAATAGTCTTTGGAATTGCATAAATAATACTAATCGGGAATATAAGCTGAGAATGGAAGAACCGACAATACAAACGGTTATTGGAAAGAAGTATACAGGTCGTAATATTTTTACTTTACCCGAATGCCATGAAAACAAAGGATTAGAGGAATATGGACAAAAAATCGCAGCAGCAGGTGGATATTAA
- a CDS encoding 3-phosphoglycerate dehydrogenase, producing the protein MAKIMICDKMDQGAIDEIKKRWGADVIIGQSVEDLTKNIEPYEAVVIRSATKVRTPSIDAGKNLRVVIRGGVGIDNIDHEYARGKGVDVRNTPNASSDGVSEIALAHMFSLARNLHKSNVTMRKGEWLKKQYKGIELAGKTLGIIGIGRIGQSLAKKANALGMTVIAFDKFVEKSPLDFVEMKKCIDCLLASSDFVSLHIPKSGDGYVIGAPELAKMKDGAYLINAARGGVVDEKALLDALNSGKIAGAGVDVWEKEPTDNVDPPKHENVCCTPHLGASSAESQKRVGTEVISVLAEYFN; encoded by the coding sequence ATGGCTAAAATAATGATTTGCGACAAAATGGATCAGGGCGCTATCGATGAAATCAAAAAGCGCTGGGGTGCCGATGTCATAATCGGTCAATCGGTCGAGGACCTCACGAAGAATATCGAGCCTTACGAAGCGGTTGTTATTCGCAGTGCGACAAAGGTTCGCACGCCCTCGATCGACGCCGGCAAGAACCTCCGCGTAGTTATCCGAGGCGGTGTCGGGATCGACAATATCGACCACGAATATGCGCGCGGCAAGGGCGTCGATGTTCGCAACACGCCGAACGCGTCAAGCGACGGAGTCTCCGAGATCGCGCTCGCGCACATGTTCTCGCTCGCGAGAAATCTACATAAATCAAATGTGACGATGCGTAAAGGCGAGTGGCTGAAAAAGCAATATAAGGGAATCGAACTTGCCGGCAAAACCCTCGGAATTATCGGGATAGGCCGCATCGGCCAGTCGCTTGCGAAAAAAGCAAATGCACTCGGCATGACAGTAATTGCATTCGATAAATTTGTCGAAAAATCACCGCTCGATTTCGTCGAAATGAAAAAATGCATCGATTGCCTTTTAGCGTCTTCAGATTTCGTCAGTTTGCATATCCCGAAGTCGGGCGATGGGTATGTTATCGGCGCGCCCGAACTTGCGAAAATGAAGGACGGCGCATATCTAATCAACGCCGCACGCGGCGGAGTCGTCGATGAGAAGGCGCTTCTCGACGCGCTTAATTCCGGCAAGATCGCCGGTGCGGGCGTCGATGTTTGGGAGAAAGAACCGACCGACAACGTCGATCCTCCAAAACACGAAAACGTCTGCTGCACACCGCATCTCGGAGCCTCCAGCGCGGAATCGCAGAAGCGCGTCGGCACGGAAGTAATCTCCGTTCTCGCGGAATATTTCAACTAA
- a CDS encoding alanine--glyoxylate aminotransferase family protein, whose amino-acid sequence MSHKKLFIPGPTEVLPDILEAMSMPMIGHRSKDYSNLQGETTKRVQKCLYTKNQIIVSTSSSTGLMEAAVLNFCRKGKKILALECGAFSDRWATIARANGKEVIDLKVDWGMGIHPEMVDEVLAKRADEIDLVMLVMNETSTGLMNPAKEIQAVVNKYRDAGVLMAIDAVSAMMAVPIKTDEWGIDYVLAGVQKAWSLPPGLAIAAISERAIERAKEVENRGYYFDLLEYIKKNEKDQTPSTPAISLVNALNVMCKRILDEEGLDNRWARHERQAKMVRDWALSHGFEMFPEEGFYSVSLSCIKNTKGISVADLNKELGKRGKMISNGYGKLKESAFRIAHMGDIYEKDIAELLADIDDILGF is encoded by the coding sequence ATGTCCCACAAAAAGCTTTTCATTCCAGGACCGACGGAAGTTTTACCCGACATCCTCGAAGCGATGTCGATGCCGATGATCGGCCATCGGAGTAAGGACTATTCGAACCTTCAAGGCGAAACTACCAAGCGGGTTCAGAAGTGCCTTTATACCAAAAACCAGATTATCGTATCGACAAGTAGCTCGACAGGCCTTATGGAGGCCGCAGTTCTCAATTTTTGCCGAAAGGGCAAGAAGATTCTTGCGCTTGAGTGCGGCGCATTTTCCGACCGCTGGGCAACGATTGCGCGGGCGAACGGCAAGGAGGTTATCGACCTCAAGGTCGATTGGGGAATGGGAATCCACCCGGAGATGGTGGACGAAGTCCTCGCCAAGCGCGCCGACGAGATTGATCTCGTTATGCTCGTTATGAACGAGACCTCGACCGGCCTCATGAATCCCGCGAAAGAGATTCAAGCCGTGGTGAATAAATACCGCGACGCCGGGGTTCTGATGGCAATCGACGCGGTGAGCGCGATGATGGCCGTTCCGATCAAAACCGACGAATGGGGAATCGATTACGTCCTCGCCGGTGTGCAGAAAGCCTGGAGCCTCCCGCCGGGATTGGCTATCGCCGCTATCAGCGAGAGAGCCATCGAGCGCGCGAAAGAGGTCGAGAATCGCGGTTACTATTTCGACCTACTCGAGTATATCAAAAAGAACGAGAAGGACCAGACGCCATCGACACCGGCGATCAGCCTCGTTAATGCGCTTAATGTAATGTGCAAAAGAATCCTCGACGAAGAGGGCCTCGACAATCGCTGGGCGCGCCACGAACGTCAGGCGAAGATGGTTCGCGACTGGGCGTTATCGCACGGTTTCGAGATGTTCCCTGAAGAGGGATTCTACTCGGTAAGCCTGAGCTGTATCAAAAATACAAAGGGCATCTCCGTGGCCGACCTCAACAAAGAACTCGGCAAACGCGGAAAGATGATCTCCAACGGATACGGCAAACTCAAGGAATCCGCGTTCAGGATCGCGCACATGGGCGACATCTACGAAAAGGACATTGCCGAACTTCTCGCGGACATCGACGACATTCTCGGATTCTAA
- a CDS encoding PHP domain-containing protein, translating into MKYCDLHIHSNASDGTFTPEEIVERAWNYGLSGIAISDHDTVAAIDKTRSLCLKKGIEFIPAIEISSSALDGRMHILGYYIDNKNQALLDLTNRMADSRYHRIETMCQKLNEGGIRCDFNEVLRIAAGASIGRPHLAEHMVNKGIVKNVYEAFRYYLAEGGKAYLPKLSPSPEEAINIIHNAGGLAIAAHPGVTGGMIKKLPELVSMGINGFEAYYPGHNHQITSTILNLARSNDLVVSGGSDCHGYRRGTPLMGIFKVNYRVFSLLKDRYLKQRA; encoded by the coding sequence ATGAAATACTGCGATTTACATATACATAGTAATGCCTCTGATGGAACATTTACACCAGAAGAAATCGTTGAACGAGCTTGGAATTACGGTCTCAGTGGGATTGCTATTTCTGATCACGACACAGTAGCCGCCATTGATAAAACTCGCTCGTTATGTCTCAAAAAGGGCATCGAGTTCATTCCAGCCATCGAGATTTCTTCTTCCGCACTCGATGGGAGAATGCATATTCTTGGCTATTATATAGACAATAAAAACCAAGCTCTCCTTGATCTCACAAATAGAATGGCCGATTCCCGTTATCACAGAATTGAGACGATGTGTCAGAAACTCAATGAAGGTGGAATCCGTTGCGATTTTAATGAAGTTCTGCGTATTGCTGCGGGTGCTTCCATCGGAAGACCTCACCTTGCGGAACATATGGTCAATAAGGGCATTGTAAAAAACGTTTATGAAGCCTTTAGATATTATCTTGCTGAAGGTGGAAAAGCATATTTGCCAAAGCTTTCACCCTCACCGGAGGAAGCTATTAACATCATTCACAATGCCGGAGGTCTTGCTATTGCTGCTCATCCCGGTGTTACCGGCGGGATGATAAAAAAACTGCCGGAATTAGTAAGTATGGGAATAAATGGATTCGAGGCATATTATCCAGGTCATAACCATCAAATAACCTCGACTATTCTCAATTTGGCTCGATCAAATGATCTTGTTGTCTCAGGTGGGTCGGACTGTCATGGCTATAGGAGAGGGACTCCTCTAATGGGAATCTTCAAGGTAAATTACCGAGTCTTTTCGCTTCTGAAGGATAGATATTTGAAACAAAGAGCATAA